The sequence below is a genomic window from Providencia rettgeri.
CCAACAACCCCATGAACACAGGTTGAGAACAGTTGAGTTTTCCATGAAATGGAGAGATTAGATTTCCACAGGACCACGATTTTTATTTTTTTCCTGAATCAGTTTAATCATACGAAAAAGTTCGTCATCATCTGGGCGACCGTGATTCATTAACCAATTGAATAAATCAGGGTCCGCACATTCTAATAAACGGACAAATACCTGCTTATCATGCGTTGTCAGGTCATCATATTCATACTCAAAAAACGGCATGATTGAAATATCTAATTCACGCATACCACGGCGGCATGCCCAATGAATTCGTGCTTTGTTCTCAATATCCATTCCACTACGGCCTTTTTTGCAGTTAACTGATTAGATTGATTATTTTCCATACTCTAACAGATTATCCGCCAAGAAAACATGTCATAGACAACATTGTTGTAATTTTAGTAGTAAAATACCGTTTTTCTACAAACAGATGATAAAAAACTATTAGATAATACAGGTTCATCATAATAACTACTTGCAATGTTATCTAGCTATTTTACCATTAGGCACCTTTATCTATCAAAGAACAACAGGTGAAATCATGACTAACCAAATTGATAGTACACAGCAATTCCCTCTCGGCTCTCAGTCTTTACCACTCGTTTTGATTTCACTGGAAAACTGGGAACTTATTCATATCCACGGCGCTGATGCAGAGAAATACCTGCAAGGCCAAGTAACCGCAGATATCGCCACACTTAAACAATCACATGCATTAACAGCACATTGTGATCCTAAAGGTAAGATGTGGAGCGACCTCCGCCTATTCCATCATTTAGATGGCTATTCCTATTTATTAAGAACCAGTGTTGCCGACTCACAACTCGCCGAACTGAAAAAATATGCGGTTTTCTCAAAGGTTACCTTTGAAAAAAAATCGGACCTTAAATTAATGGGAGTGGCAGGTCAAGGCGCTAGAGAAGCGCTAGCCACATTATTTACTGCATTGCCTGACGATCAAAATCAGGTCGTTACCGACGGCGCTTCCACAATATTGCATTTTGCATTACCCACCGAGCGTTTTTTAGTGATCACCAACGAAGAAACCGCACAAAAAATGGCCCAAAGCTTAGGTGCTATTCAGGTCAACGATGAACAATGGTTAGCCCTTGATATCGAAGCCGGTTTTGCGGTTATCGATCAAGCAAATAGTGCCCAACATTTACCTCAAGCCACTAATTTACAAGCTCTACCTCATGGTATTAGCTTTAAAAAAGGCTGTTATACCGGGCAAGAAATGGTTGCACGAGCAAAATTCCGTGGTGCAAATAAACGCGCGATGTATACCTTAAAAGGCACTGGCACCTCCATTCCTGTCATTGGTGAAGGTGTGGAATGGCAGCTTGGTGATAAATGGCGCCGCACGGGAACTGTTTTGGCCGCTATCCGTTTAGGTAGTGGCGAAATTTATGTACAGGTCATTATGAATAATGACATGGAAGCCGATAGCGTTTTCCGTGTTATGGGTGATGAGCAAAGTCATCTAACCATCGTGCCACTACCTTATTCATTAGAAGAGAATTAATTGGAGTTTTTATGTCATCTGCATTAGGTAGCAAGCCCGTAGAGGTGGTTAATTTTGGGGCTTTTACCGAAGTCGTCCAATTTTTAATGGAATTAGATAAACTCAAAAGCGTTTATCGTAAAAATAAGTTATTGAACCGTGAACGCCAAGAAAACACCGCAGAGCATAGTTGGCAATTTGCGGTTGCAGCAATGAGTTTTGCACCTTATGTACAAGGCATTAATATCGAACATGCGATAAAGCTTGCCCTTGTGCATGACATTGTTGAAATTGACGCAGGTGATGTATTGGTCTTTGATAATGCAGCTCGTGATGCGATTCATGAAGAAGAAGTTAAAGCCGCTAACCGTATCTTTAACTTGTTGCCTAGCCCACAAGCTGAAACCCTTTTAGCGTTGTGGAATGAATACGATGCATTAGAAACACCAGAGTCTGTCTATGCAAATGCCATTGACCGAGCGATGCCAATGCTAATGAACTTGCACAATCAAGGACAAAGTTGGGTTGAAAATAATATCCGCCTTGAGCAAGTACTCAGTAAGTGTGATTATATCGAACAAATTCTGCCTGAGTTTTATCAGCAGTTAAAATTACAGTTAGAACTCGCTCAAAAAAAAGGTTGGTTGTTGTAATTTTCGCCAAAAGCGGCTGAAAAGCCGCTTTATTTAACGTATTACACTCATCTAATTTATATTGTCTGTGACAAGATATGCTTTTCACTAATTCATTATTTTAATTTAAATAATAAACTACTTTATATTCTATATATAATTATTAATCTCGACTAATAAAGAAATATCAATATTAATAACTTGCTAATTATTAATATCACTCCTATCTTTATCATTGAACATTTGCCTAAGAGGTTTAAAATGCAAAAATTCAATGAATATTCAACCCCTTACCTTTTACTACTAGATGTCCATTCTCCCGCGATCATTCAATTCAATAAATCAACACATCAAACAACCCCAATTATCGAAGGGCTCGGTGGAACTCCTGACGGCATTGCCATTGACCCTACTAATCGATTAATTTATTGGAGCAATATGGGGGATGATTATGATGCTGACGATGGATCCATCAATGTAATAAATTTTGATGGTACTGGCAGAAAAATGCTATTAGGCAATGGGAAAATAAGAACACCAAAACAATTGCATCTTGATTTAGTCAATCAACGATTATATTGGTGTGACCGCGAAGGCGGTATGGTTTCCTCATGTCATGTCGATGGCTCTGATTTATTAATCCATGTAGCAAGGCCTCGAGATAAACACAATAACGTAGATATATTAGACCAGTGCGTTGGTATTACTGTTGATGTTGCAAATAACTGGCTCTATTGGACACAAAAAGGCACCGCTAAAGGCAATTTAGGCCGTATTTTTAGGGCGCCATTAACACCTAAAACCCAGCAATCAGCCAATCAACGCACTGATATTCAATTGCTCCTTCAAAACCTACCCGAACCTATTGATTTATTGCTTGATGAAGAAGCCCATATTTTATATTGGACAGATAGAGGTGCTGAGCCCGATGGTAATAGCTTAAATTGTGCCACTATTGCTGCTGATGGATTGAGCCATTACAAAGTAATAAGCCGTGGTTTTAAAGAGGCGATTGGGCTCACATATGATAAACCAGCACAACTGATGTATGTCGCCGACCTTAATGGGGGGATTTACCAAGTCGTCATGGAAACAGGCGGAGTGGAAAAACTCTATCAAGGTAAAAATTACACGGGTATTTCACAATATTCGGGCTAGAAACACCCATAATAAAGGCTTGATTTCAGTAACCTACTGAAATCAAGCCTAAAAACATTTAATTCACACTATTTAATGAAAAGCGTGATTCATTCCTACATATAATCTTCAATCGGTACGCACGAGCAGTGTAAATGGCGGTCACCATACACATCATCGAGGCGTTTAACCGCTGGCCAGTATTTATTTGCTTTGGTTTGTGCTGTAGGGAACACGGCAAGCTCACGGCTATAACGATGTGACCACTCCCCGACTAACTCTGTTTGCACATGAGGCGAATTCACGAGAGGGTTATCTTCGAGTGTCCACTGCCCTTTCACTACTTGGTCAATTTCATCGCGTATAGCTAACATCGCATCAATAAAACGGTCAATTTCCGTCATACTTTCAGACTCAGTCGGCTCAATCATTAAAGTGCCTGCGACAGGGAAAGACATGGTTGGCGCATGGAAACCATAATCAATTAAACGCTTAGCAATATCGAGCTCACTAATACCGGTGTCTTTCTTAATTGGGCGCAAGTCAACAATACATTCGTGAGCCACATAACCGTCTTGCCCTGTATATAAAATGTCATAACGACCAGAAAGGCGCTTAGCAATATAGTTAGCGTTCAAAATAGCCACTTGGCTCGCTTTACGTAAGCCATAAGAGCCCATCATACGAATGTACATCCAGCTAATTGGCAAAATTGATGCACTACCAAATGGCGCTGCAGATACCGCACCTTGGTCGGTTAACATTTCTTGCTCAACCACAGAATGCCCCGGTACGAACGGCGCCAAGTGTTTTTTCACACCAATAGGCCCCATGCCTGGACCACCGCCACCATGAGGGATACAGAATGTTTTATGTAAATTCAGGTGAGACACATCCGCACCAATAAAGCCTGGGGTTGTTAGCCCAACCTGAGCATTCATATTTGCACCGTCAAGGTATACTTGACCACCATATTGGTGAATAATTTCACACACTTCACGAATACTTTCTTCATATACCCCATGGGTTGATGGGTAAGTTACCATCACGCAAGAAAGTGCTTCACTATGTTGCTGAGCTTTTTCACGTAAATCAGCTAAATCGATATTACCTTCATCATCACAACGCACTACCACCACTTCCATACCCGCCATATGCGCAGAAGCTGGATTGGTACCGTGAGCAGAGGCCGGGATCAAACAAATATTTCGTTCCCCTTCATTGCGACTTTCATGATAGCGACGAATAGCCAATAAACCTGCATATTCCCCCTGAGCCCCTGAGTTAGGTTGCATACAAACCGCATCATAACCGGTCAATTGCACTA
It includes:
- the ygfZ gene encoding tRNA-modifying protein YgfZ, with translation MTNQIDSTQQFPLGSQSLPLVLISLENWELIHIHGADAEKYLQGQVTADIATLKQSHALTAHCDPKGKMWSDLRLFHHLDGYSYLLRTSVADSQLAELKKYAVFSKVTFEKKSDLKLMGVAGQGAREALATLFTALPDDQNQVVTDGASTILHFALPTERFLVITNEETAQKMAQSLGAIQVNDEQWLALDIEAGFAVIDQANSAQHLPQATNLQALPHGISFKKGCYTGQEMVARAKFRGANKRAMYTLKGTGTSIPVIGEGVEWQLGDKWRRTGTVLAAIRLGSGEIYVQVIMNNDMEADSVFRVMGDEQSHLTIVPLPYSLEEN
- the sdhE gene encoding FAD assembly factor SdhE; this encodes MDIENKARIHWACRRGMRELDISIMPFFEYEYDDLTTHDKQVFVRLLECADPDLFNWLMNHGRPDDDELFRMIKLIQEKNKNRGPVEI
- a CDS encoding HD domain-containing protein, with translation MSSALGSKPVEVVNFGAFTEVVQFLMELDKLKSVYRKNKLLNRERQENTAEHSWQFAVAAMSFAPYVQGINIEHAIKLALVHDIVEIDAGDVLVFDNAARDAIHEEEVKAANRIFNLLPSPQAETLLALWNEYDALETPESVYANAIDRAMPMLMNLHNQGQSWVENNIRLEQVLSKCDYIEQILPEFYQQLKLQLELAQKKGWLL
- a CDS encoding YncE family protein translates to MQKFNEYSTPYLLLLDVHSPAIIQFNKSTHQTTPIIEGLGGTPDGIAIDPTNRLIYWSNMGDDYDADDGSINVINFDGTGRKMLLGNGKIRTPKQLHLDLVNQRLYWCDREGGMVSSCHVDGSDLLIHVARPRDKHNNVDILDQCVGITVDVANNWLYWTQKGTAKGNLGRIFRAPLTPKTQQSANQRTDIQLLLQNLPEPIDLLLDEEAHILYWTDRGAEPDGNSLNCATIAADGLSHYKVISRGFKEAIGLTYDKPAQLMYVADLNGGIYQVVMETGGVEKLYQGKNYTGISQYSG